A single genomic interval of Pieris brassicae chromosome 14, ilPieBrab1.1, whole genome shotgun sequence harbors:
- the LOC123718064 gene encoding phenoloxidase-activating factor 2-like — MKTIVAVFLLVWGCQGLDNNLQNVNKWLGTFLTPTNKRPTDCYTEKQELGQCVKMSECMDSNEIDLEKMDVYRQSNCNYLQICCPSSRMVNIGTVTPPPMPKKKAGCGWSNPGGYTFRDSSKTHAEFGEFPWMVALMRKVNQNQGWDPKDYFGGGTLIHHSVVMTVAHKLKAINYDPLLIKCRLGEWDTQNTNEIYPHQDRDVSKILVHEQFSSKTSANDVALVITSSPFDLTDPHVGIACLNFNEPKMDASCFSMGWGKDFNNNDKYAVWLKKVPLPIVDHGTCEYALQRSRLGSKFRLHNSLICAGGRKNFDTCTGDGGSSLACRTSSDGAPPRYSVYGMVAFGVECGTVLPAAYVNLAALINWITNKFAEEKLDVPFFA, encoded by the exons ATGAA GACTATTGTGGCGGTGTTCTTGCTGGTGTGGGGATGTCAAGGATTGGATAACAATCTTCAGAACGTAAATAAATGGCTTGGAACTTTTTTAACTCCCACAA ATAAAAGACCCACGGACTGTTACACTGAGAAGCAGGAACTGGGACAATGTGTGAAAATGTCGGAATGTATGGACAGCAACGAAATCGACTTGGAAAAGATGGACGTTTATAG ACAGTCAAACTGCAACTACTTGCAGATATGCTGTCCAAGCAGTCGAATGGTTAATATCGGGACCGTTACTCCACCTCCAATGCCGAAAAAGAAGGCAGGATGTGGATGGAGCAACCCTGGCGGCTACACATTCCGCGACTCTTCAAAGACGCACGCCGAGTTCGGAGAGTTTCCTTGGATGGTTGCTTTGATGAG AAAAGTCAATCAGAACCAGGGATGGGATCCAAAGGATTACTTTGGAGGTGGAACTCTGATCCACCATTCGGTGGTGATGACGGTCGCTCATAAACTCAAGGCTATTAATTATGACCCGCTTTTG ataAAATGCCGTCTTGGCGAATGGGATACGCAGaatacaaatgaaatttatcCTCATCAAGACAGAGACGTCAGTAAAATCCTTGTTCATGAACAGTTCTCTTCAA AGACGTCAGCAAATGACGTTGCCCTAGTAATTACATCGTCCCCATTCGATCTAACCGATCCCCATGTGGGTATTGCCTGTTTGAACTTCAATGAGCCTAAAATGGATGCCAGTTGTTTTAGCATGGGTTGGGGTAAGGACTTCAATAATAATGACAAATACGCAGTTTGGTTGAAGAAG GTGCCATTGCCAATAGTTGACCACGGAACTTGTGAATATGCATTGCAACGTTCGCGGCTTGGAAGTAAATTCAGGTTGCATAACTCATTGATATGTGCTGGCGGAAGGAAGAACTTTGACACGTGCACTGGTGATGGAGGCTCCTCACTTGCTTGTCGCACTTCG AGCGATGGTGCCCCACCCCGGTACTCAGTGTACGGAATGGTTGCATTTGGCGTCGAATGTGGTACAGTACTACCTGCTGCGTACGTCAACTTGGCGGCGTTGATTAATTGGATCACTAATAAATTTGCTGAGGAAAAACTTGATGTTCCGTTCtttgcttaa